A window of Haliscomenobacter hydrossis DSM 1100 contains these coding sequences:
- a CDS encoding gliding motility-associated C-terminal domain-containing protein codes for MKNWLITLLCFCFFALGFGELNAQIGRIKIRPDVDTTYVCPDSSITLEVTGGFNYSWSPANILNRSNGNVVVAKPTQNTRIFVEGFVNGQLRRDTITLVVVRPQLQLIALNASSVCRGTPVLLRAVNNAGGQGITWDPVEGLNNPNAANVIALPENTTTYRAELDITGCKADATITVTIAPQKIDITNGDTVKVCKGATKVKLSATTNTGQATGVTWTAKDRSITRQNVLSIDVEPKITTTYYVTMVATPCTIVDSVVVKVDSLPTQTITIDPKKEVYCFGEIITLKSETYETAAYPDIKHLWRPRFRADGSTPGYDFQTPDTLWNMVMGTIDSVVLIRDTRNNGCIDSAAIFVPVIKPKTITITPEPAEVCPGGSIRLNAEFAGNFDKITWTPTAGLSCTDCKNPNVTPGQTTTYNIMVEEKNCPSSASKTVTVLPRAAILFPNLRTVCQGGSIQLNGASQSGVTYRWTQGGNVISTDPLHRVTPTATTTYRLEATDVVKGCNNSGDITINVVPTVNSVDINGVTVCSNDRNRTPLSIRVNPSPGTVPALFETYNWQIAGSTVSSATTLGINNLNQNTLVNVTYTYGVVGGATCGRLTDTATVKVIQMPTENGIFFAPDSVGTRGAQEGDPLTAGILLVQPQPPVALTYNWTINGNNPGNNTNPTIVTRASPGAMTFKVVVTGPNGCAITKELTINVVPASVTIPNAFSPNGDGANDIFRPVTNNKNIRLVELKVFNRWGKMVYNGNTGWNGNVGGNPAPIDVYIYNMVIEFPGGRRETRSGDVALLR; via the coding sequence ATGAAGAATTGGTTGATTACACTTCTTTGCTTTTGTTTTTTTGCCCTTGGATTTGGCGAACTCAATGCCCAGATTGGCCGCATCAAAATTCGGCCAGATGTAGATACTACTTATGTTTGCCCCGATAGCAGCATCACTTTGGAAGTTACGGGTGGATTCAATTACAGTTGGAGCCCGGCAAATATCCTCAACCGCAGCAATGGCAATGTGGTAGTAGCCAAACCCACTCAAAATACCCGCATTTTTGTGGAAGGTTTTGTCAATGGTCAATTGCGCCGGGATACGATTACTTTGGTGGTGGTTCGGCCACAATTGCAACTGATTGCGCTGAATGCAAGCTCAGTTTGTCGAGGCACACCCGTGCTTTTGCGGGCCGTAAACAACGCGGGTGGGCAGGGCATTACCTGGGATCCTGTGGAAGGACTCAACAATCCCAATGCAGCCAACGTAATCGCGTTGCCAGAAAATACCACCACCTATCGTGCGGAGTTGGACATCACTGGCTGCAAGGCTGACGCAACCATTACGGTCACTATTGCACCCCAAAAAATTGACATCACCAATGGCGATACGGTTAAAGTTTGTAAAGGTGCAACCAAAGTCAAGTTGAGTGCTACCACCAACACTGGCCAGGCAACTGGGGTAACCTGGACGGCCAAAGACCGCAGCATTACCCGCCAAAATGTATTGAGTATCGATGTAGAACCCAAAATCACGACGACGTACTACGTCACCATGGTCGCCACACCCTGTACCATTGTCGATTCTGTAGTGGTAAAAGTGGATTCATTACCCACCCAAACCATTACGATCGACCCTAAAAAAGAAGTATATTGTTTTGGGGAAATCATCACCCTAAAATCGGAAACCTACGAAACAGCGGCTTATCCAGACATCAAACACCTGTGGAGACCCCGTTTTCGCGCCGACGGCAGTACGCCAGGTTACGATTTCCAAACGCCAGATACCCTTTGGAACATGGTGATGGGAACCATCGATAGTGTGGTGTTGATCCGCGATACCAGAAACAATGGTTGTATCGATAGCGCAGCGATATTTGTACCCGTCATCAAACCCAAGACCATTACCATCACGCCTGAGCCTGCTGAGGTTTGCCCAGGAGGCAGTATACGCCTCAATGCAGAATTTGCCGGAAACTTTGACAAAATTACCTGGACCCCCACAGCTGGTCTTTCTTGTACGGATTGCAAAAACCCCAATGTTACCCCCGGCCAAACCACTACCTACAACATTATGGTGGAGGAAAAAAACTGTCCGAGCAGCGCCAGCAAAACCGTGACCGTATTGCCACGGGCTGCGATTCTTTTCCCCAACTTGCGTACCGTCTGTCAGGGAGGAAGTATTCAACTCAATGGGGCATCACAATCGGGTGTAACTTATCGTTGGACCCAAGGGGGCAATGTCATTTCTACCGATCCTCTGCATCGGGTTACGCCCACTGCTACTACTACCTATCGCCTGGAGGCAACGGATGTGGTCAAGGGGTGCAACAATAGTGGAGACATCACGATCAACGTTGTACCTACTGTAAATTCAGTAGACATCAACGGCGTAACGGTGTGCAGCAATGACCGCAACCGCACCCCACTCAGCATTCGGGTAAATCCATCCCCGGGTACTGTCCCTGCTTTATTTGAAACCTACAATTGGCAAATTGCAGGTTCCACCGTTTCAAGTGCAACAACCTTAGGCATCAACAACCTGAACCAAAACACGTTGGTGAATGTAACCTATACCTACGGAGTGGTTGGTGGTGCTACCTGCGGCCGCTTGACCGATACCGCAACGGTAAAAGTCATCCAAATGCCTACCGAAAATGGTATTTTCTTTGCACCGGATTCCGTTGGTACCCGTGGAGCACAGGAAGGAGACCCACTAACCGCAGGCATTCTGCTTGTTCAACCGCAACCACCAGTAGCCCTTACCTACAACTGGACCATCAATGGCAACAACCCCGGTAACAATACCAATCCAACCATTGTTACGCGGGCTTCTCCGGGTGCAATGACGTTCAAAGTGGTGGTTACTGGTCCCAACGGCTGTGCCATTACCAAGGAGCTAACCATCAACGTAGTACCAGCTAGCGTAACCATTCCCAATGCCTTTAGCCCGAATGGCGATGGTGCCAACGACATTTTTCGACCTGTCACCAACAATAAAAATATTCGCCTCGTAGAACTGAAAGTTTTCAACCGTTGGGGGAAAATGGTCTATAACGGCAATACAGGCTGGAACGGCAACGTAGGTGGCAATCCTGCACCAATAGACGTCTACATTTACAATATGGTCATTGAATTCCCCGGAGGAAGGCGCGAAACGCGGAGCGGGGATGTAGCGCTTTTACGTTAA
- a CDS encoding c-type cytochrome — translation MYRYILFAQLLALLFILACQGSPYKQGEIMYGNFCASCHMDDGSGLRGRIPPLANSDYLKKYPSELACIIRYGKTGEIEVNGKKYQEPMPGVPQLTDFEIANIINYINQAWGNESAYVPVQKVQQALEKCK, via the coding sequence ATGTACCGATACATCCTGTTTGCCCAGTTGTTAGCGTTATTGTTTATTCTGGCTTGCCAAGGTAGCCCCTACAAACAAGGGGAAATCATGTATGGCAATTTTTGCGCCAGCTGCCATATGGACGATGGTAGTGGTTTACGCGGAAGGATTCCACCACTGGCCAACTCCGATTACCTCAAAAAATATCCGTCAGAGTTAGCTTGCATCATTCGTTATGGAAAAACGGGTGAAATTGAGGTCAATGGTAAAAAATACCAGGAGCCCATGCCAGGGGTTCCACAGCTCACTGATTTTGAAATTGCCAACATCATCAATTACATCAATCAAGCCTGGGGCAATGAATCTGCATACGTTCCGGTGCAAAAGGTACAACAGGCGCTGGAAAAATGTAAATAA
- a CDS encoding ChaN family lipoprotein — protein MKPIFCICLLSLATLVATAQDKPAYRLFDQSGKEVSYGQMLKNSKKADVVFFGEQHNNPISHWLQIELAQDLEKESNGRLIMGAEMFERDNQSILTEYLNGQINTKSFEEEARVWDNYATDYKPLVELAKSKKLPFIATNVPRRYANMVYKQGIESLNPLTSEAKSWIAPLPIEVDMNLPSYQAMAKMMGGHGGEAATTNLVKSQAVKDATMGYFIAQNLKKGHVFLHFNGAYHSDLKEGTVWYVRKYAPGKDMVTISTVEQDNIDKLDEENLKKADFIICVPAKMTKTY, from the coding sequence ATGAAACCAATATTTTGTATCTGTTTGCTGAGTTTGGCTACGCTCGTGGCCACCGCACAAGACAAACCTGCTTACCGCCTTTTTGATCAATCCGGAAAAGAAGTGAGTTATGGGCAAATGCTCAAAAACAGCAAAAAAGCCGACGTCGTCTTTTTTGGCGAACAACACAACAACCCCATTTCCCATTGGCTGCAAATCGAACTGGCGCAAGACCTTGAAAAAGAAAGCAATGGCCGACTGATCATGGGTGCCGAGATGTTTGAGCGCGACAACCAGTCCATCCTGACCGAATACCTCAACGGACAAATCAATACCAAAAGTTTTGAAGAAGAAGCGCGCGTTTGGGACAATTACGCCACCGATTACAAACCTTTGGTAGAACTCGCCAAAAGCAAAAAACTGCCCTTCATTGCCACCAATGTGCCCCGCCGTTATGCCAATATGGTCTACAAACAAGGCATTGAATCACTGAACCCATTGACCAGCGAAGCCAAATCCTGGATTGCACCCCTACCCATCGAAGTAGACATGAACCTGCCTTCTTATCAAGCCATGGCCAAAATGATGGGTGGACACGGGGGCGAAGCAGCAACCACCAATCTGGTCAAATCCCAGGCCGTAAAAGACGCCACCATGGGTTATTTCATCGCCCAAAACCTGAAAAAAGGTCACGTTTTCCTCCATTTTAATGGGGCTTATCACTCCGATCTCAAGGAAGGAACCGTTTGGTATGTGCGCAAATACGCACCGGGGAAAGACATGGTAACCATCTCCACCGTTGAGCAGGACAACATTGACAAGCTGGACGAAGAAAACCTCAAAAAAGCGGATTTCATCATCTGTGTACCGGCCAAAATGACCAAAACTTATTAG
- a CDS encoding peptide chain release factor-like protein: MDTLQIQKELKFRTSRSSGSGGQNVNKVETRVEALFEVNTSEGLNEEEKAIVAAKLASRISKEGLLSAVSQESRTQQSNREKAIKKLLTLLETALIPEPEREEVPERLVANPRKRKKAKAVQSEKKAARKKIIPPKEED, from the coding sequence ATGGACACCCTGCAAATACAAAAAGAACTCAAATTTCGCACCTCCCGTAGCTCCGGCAGCGGCGGGCAGAACGTCAATAAGGTAGAAACACGGGTGGAGGCATTGTTTGAAGTCAACACCTCGGAGGGGTTGAATGAAGAAGAAAAAGCCATCGTGGCTGCAAAATTAGCCTCCCGCATCAGTAAAGAAGGTCTGTTGAGTGCCGTTTCGCAAGAAAGCCGTACCCAACAAAGCAATCGGGAAAAAGCCATCAAAAAACTCCTGACCCTTCTGGAAACCGCCCTCATACCCGAGCCCGAACGTGAAGAAGTGCCCGAACGCCTGGTGGCCAATCCCCGCAAACGCAAAAAGGCCAAAGCCGTACAAAGTGAAAAAAAAGCCGCGCGCAAGAAAATTATCCCGCCAAAAGAGGAAGATTAA
- a CDS encoding acyl-CoA carboxylase subunit beta, with product MNDKLFTLEQKIAEAQLGGGQQRIDAQHKKGKLTARERIHFLLDPGSFEEIGMLVQHRCRDFGMEQQHFLGDGVITGYGTIDGRLVYVFSQDFTVFGGSLSEAHAEKICKIMDLAMRNGAPMIGLNDSGGARIQEGVASLGGYADIFYRNVMASGVVPQISAIMGPCAGGAVYSPAMTDFIIMVEDTSYMFVTGPNVVKTVTNEDVTSEELGGASAHSTKSGVTHLTATNDIECLEKVRRLVSYMPQNCEEKPSLKPYDLTEEWREELRHIVPENANQPYDMRDVINGIVDEDSFMEIHEAFAENIVVGFARLAGRSIGVIANQPMNLAGVLDVNSSRKGARFVRFCDSFNIPLLVLVDVPGFLPGTDQEWNGIIVNGAKLLYAFSEATVPRITLITRKAYGGAYDVMNSKHIGADLNYAWPAAEIAVMGAKGASEIIFRKEIIEAEDPEAMLLQKEKEYQEAFAHPYQAAERGYIDEVIDPCLTRRKLIKAFASIENKVLHLPRKKHGNIPL from the coding sequence ATGAATGACAAACTTTTTACACTCGAACAGAAAATTGCCGAGGCTCAACTCGGAGGCGGGCAACAGCGCATTGATGCTCAACACAAAAAGGGCAAACTCACCGCACGGGAACGCATCCATTTTTTACTTGATCCAGGATCTTTTGAAGAGATTGGGATGCTGGTTCAACACCGCTGTCGCGATTTTGGAATGGAACAACAACACTTCCTGGGCGATGGAGTGATTACGGGGTATGGAACCATTGATGGACGTTTGGTTTACGTTTTTTCACAAGATTTTACCGTATTTGGTGGCTCTCTTTCTGAAGCCCATGCGGAAAAAATTTGTAAAATCATGGATCTGGCCATGCGCAATGGTGCTCCGATGATTGGCCTCAATGACTCTGGAGGTGCACGCATCCAGGAAGGGGTAGCTTCTCTGGGAGGATATGCCGATATTTTTTACCGCAACGTGATGGCTTCGGGGGTGGTGCCACAAATTTCGGCCATTATGGGCCCTTGTGCAGGTGGTGCGGTGTATTCGCCAGCCATGACCGATTTTATCATTATGGTGGAAGACACTTCATACATGTTTGTGACCGGCCCCAACGTGGTTAAAACGGTGACCAATGAAGATGTTACTTCCGAAGAATTGGGAGGCGCAAGTGCACATTCAACCAAGTCAGGGGTAACTCATTTGACCGCTACCAACGACATTGAATGCCTGGAAAAAGTACGGCGTCTGGTGAGCTATATGCCACAAAACTGTGAGGAAAAACCGTCGCTTAAACCTTATGATCTCACTGAGGAATGGCGGGAAGAACTCCGCCACATCGTTCCTGAAAACGCGAATCAACCCTACGATATGCGCGATGTCATCAACGGGATCGTCGATGAAGATTCCTTTATGGAAATCCATGAGGCATTTGCGGAAAACATTGTGGTTGGTTTTGCTCGTTTGGCTGGGCGCAGCATCGGGGTGATTGCCAACCAGCCTATGAATTTAGCGGGGGTGCTGGACGTCAATAGCTCCCGCAAAGGTGCCCGGTTTGTGCGTTTTTGCGACAGCTTTAATATCCCCCTCTTGGTTTTGGTCGACGTTCCTGGCTTTCTGCCGGGTACCGACCAGGAATGGAATGGCATCATTGTCAACGGGGCGAAGCTGCTGTACGCGTTCAGTGAAGCCACGGTGCCGCGCATTACGCTGATTACCCGCAAAGCGTATGGTGGTGCTTATGATGTGATGAACTCTAAACACATTGGGGCTGACCTCAACTATGCCTGGCCAGCTGCCGAAATTGCCGTAATGGGTGCAAAAGGAGCCTCGGAGATCATTTTCCGCAAGGAAATTATCGAAGCCGAAGACCCCGAAGCCATGCTGCTCCAGAAAGAGAAGGAGTACCAGGAAGCTTTTGCCCACCCTTATCAGGCTGCCGAACGCGGGTACATCGATGAAGTCATTGATCCCTGCCTGACACGCCGCAAGCTCATCAAAGCTTTTGCTTCGATTGAAAATAAAGTGCTGCATTTGCCGCGGAAGAAGCATGGGAATATCCCACTGTAG
- a CDS encoding pyridoxal phosphate-dependent aminotransferase, whose translation MSVATTSRLSQRVMQMAESETLKMAAMARELKSQGHNVINLSLGEPDFDTPVHIKEAAKKALDEGITKYTPVAGLQELREAIKVKFKRDNNLDYNLNQIVVSNGAKQSLANIFLSILDPGDEVIILAPYWVSYSAIVELAEGKSVILKSSFEQDYKVPAAEIAAAITDRTKAIVFSSPSNPTGMVYSYEELKAIADVLAQHPDIIIVSDEIYEYINFGEKHVSIGAFDQVKDQTVTVNGFAKGFAMTGWRLGYIGAPAWLAEACVKVQGQVTSGANSFSQKAAAFALLGDMNPTYDMREAFLKRRDLIISGLSKIPGFKVNKPQGAFYIFPDISAYFGTSDGTNTINDANDFCDYLMMKAHVATVSGAAFGADTCFRISYAASEEELNEAIKRIAEGVSKLR comes from the coding sequence ATGTCTGTTGCGACCACCTCTCGTCTGTCTCAGCGCGTAATGCAGATGGCAGAATCCGAGACGCTAAAAATGGCGGCTATGGCCCGGGAACTCAAATCCCAAGGCCACAATGTGATCAACCTAAGCCTCGGTGAGCCGGATTTTGATACACCCGTGCACATCAAAGAAGCGGCTAAAAAAGCTTTGGACGAAGGGATTACCAAATACACCCCTGTGGCGGGCTTGCAGGAACTGCGCGAAGCCATCAAGGTAAAGTTCAAACGCGACAACAACCTGGATTACAACCTCAATCAGATTGTTGTTTCCAATGGTGCCAAACAGTCGCTGGCCAATATTTTCCTGTCCATCCTGGATCCAGGAGATGAAGTGATCATCCTGGCACCCTATTGGGTGTCTTATTCGGCCATCGTAGAGCTGGCGGAGGGAAAATCGGTCATCCTCAAATCCAGTTTTGAGCAAGACTACAAGGTGCCTGCTGCTGAAATTGCTGCGGCCATCACCGACCGCACCAAAGCCATTGTTTTTTCCTCCCCTTCCAACCCAACCGGGATGGTGTATTCCTATGAGGAACTGAAGGCCATTGCGGATGTCCTTGCGCAGCATCCAGACATCATCATCGTTTCTGACGAAATTTACGAATACATCAATTTTGGCGAAAAACACGTCAGCATCGGCGCCTTTGACCAGGTAAAAGACCAAACGGTAACCGTGAATGGTTTTGCCAAAGGGTTTGCTATGACGGGTTGGCGTTTGGGTTACATCGGAGCTCCCGCCTGGTTGGCTGAAGCCTGCGTTAAGGTACAAGGCCAGGTTACTTCAGGTGCCAATTCATTCAGCCAAAAAGCAGCAGCATTTGCACTTTTGGGTGATATGAATCCAACATATGACATGCGCGAGGCATTCCTCAAACGCCGCGATTTGATCATCAGTGGCCTGAGCAAGATTCCTGGATTCAAAGTGAACAAGCCACAAGGTGCGTTCTACATTTTCCCCGATATCAGTGCCTATTTCGGTACTTCTGATGGCACAAACACCATCAATGACGCCAACGATTTTTGTGATTACCTGATGATGAAGGCGCATGTGGCTACCGTTTCCGGTGCTGCATTTGGCGCTGACACCTGTTTCCGTATTTCTTATGCTGCTTCCGAAGAGGAGCTGAACGAAGCCATCAAACGCATCGCCGAAGGGGTGAGTAAATTGCGTTAA
- a CDS encoding DUF3575 domain-containing protein, whose protein sequence is MYRNFLFVAIIGMIAISPSFAQVDVKVGPLGPLFGTLNLRSEFGLADNFGLEATVGGSWNKINFDEGEDLKNTTLRFGVNGRYYFNPSDIGLDKFYLGLYSRYSSGKARGTGENSDEYNTNRFSGGFPGWIQNLLAQ, encoded by the coding sequence ATGTACAGAAATTTTCTTTTTGTTGCAATCATTGGGATGATTGCAATCAGCCCTTCTTTTGCCCAGGTCGATGTAAAAGTAGGCCCTCTTGGACCTCTCTTTGGCACCCTGAATTTGCGCAGTGAATTTGGCCTGGCCGACAACTTTGGATTGGAAGCCACAGTCGGAGGATCATGGAACAAAATCAATTTCGATGAAGGGGAAGACCTGAAGAATACCACCCTGCGCTTTGGCGTCAATGGTCGGTATTACTTCAACCCCAGCGATATTGGTTTGGACAAATTTTACCTCGGCCTTTATTCTCGTTATTCCTCAGGTAAAGCCCGCGGTACTGGCGAAAATAGCGATGAATACAACACCAATCGGTTCTCGGGTGGCTTTCCTGGTTGGATTCAAAACCTTCTCGCGCAATGA
- a CDS encoding 3-keto-disaccharide hydrolase: MIAKSTVTTAKLFLALLCLLQGFNTLHSQVGLKPEKGAKVYFNGSRKSLDKNWTYWNGPRLAATLPIKWTIVKDPVDGGTAVNSNDPTAAGGKYGSADIVTKKAFRDFRLHVEFFISEKGGNSGVYLQNRYEIQVLDGDSTKHGMAAVINESESPYHAYNGVGKWNAYDITFRAARFTDGKLTEKALVTMYFNGKKVHVNRRIQQVWGGPNSGIDGGNDGGKGITDVPGGLKLQAEGHNVLYRNIWIKELDLKEANTDF, encoded by the coding sequence ATGATCGCAAAATCAACTGTTACCACTGCCAAACTCTTTTTGGCACTGCTCTGCCTGCTTCAGGGCTTTAACACTTTGCACAGCCAGGTAGGCCTCAAGCCCGAAAAAGGTGCCAAAGTCTATTTTAATGGCTCACGCAAATCACTGGACAAAAATTGGACCTACTGGAATGGGCCACGCCTGGCGGCCACGCTACCGATCAAATGGACGATCGTCAAAGACCCCGTAGATGGGGGGACCGCGGTTAACAGCAACGACCCAACTGCGGCGGGTGGAAAGTACGGCTCCGCCGATATTGTTACCAAAAAAGCCTTTCGGGATTTTCGGCTACACGTAGAGTTTTTCATATCCGAAAAAGGAGGAAACAGTGGGGTATACCTGCAAAACCGCTATGAAATTCAGGTGCTGGACGGCGATTCTACCAAACATGGCATGGCAGCCGTGATCAATGAATCAGAATCGCCTTATCATGCCTACAATGGGGTAGGGAAGTGGAACGCTTATGACATCACCTTTCGGGCAGCACGTTTTACCGACGGAAAATTGACGGAAAAAGCCTTGGTTACCATGTATTTCAATGGCAAAAAAGTACACGTCAACCGACGCATTCAACAAGTATGGGGCGGTCCCAACTCGGGCATAGATGGTGGAAATGATGGTGGGAAGGGCATTACTGATGTGCCGGGAGGATTGAAGTTACAGGCGGAAGGGCACAATGTGTTATACCGCAATATTTGGATCAAGGAATTGGATCTGAAGGAAGCAAATACGGATTTTTAA